The Rhinoderma darwinii isolate aRhiDar2 chromosome 8, aRhiDar2.hap1, whole genome shotgun sequence genome has a window encoding:
- the LOC142659998 gene encoding olfactory receptor 6F1-like — protein MTQKNQTVVTEFYLLGFSLSTKVGFCLFVVVSIIYIVTVTANIFIIVIVIIDRRLHKPMYFFIGGLSFLEIWYPSVTVPRLLWFLLTKEKSISIIGCMAQFYFHFSLGTTESFLLTVMSYDRYVAICNPLNYLIVMNPTTCVKLLLGSWAGGFIIIVVLCIQVSNLSFCGENVLDHYYCDFAPLIKLSCTEASSLEMLFFVSACFIIPGCFLLIVISYIYIIQTTMSFPTSFGRRKTFSTCASHLIVVCLFYLTNIFMFVRPTTGHFLHLNKTVSIIPSLVTPLLNPIIYTLRNKEVKKAVKKAVQKVTYKK, from the coding sequence ATGACGCAGAAGAATCAAACTGTTGTTACAGAATTCTATCTTCTAGGTTTCTCATTGTCCACCAAAGTGGGATTTTGCCTATTTGTAGTAGTATCCATTATTTATATTGTGACCGTCACAGCCAATATTTTTATTATAGTAATTGTTATTATCGACCGACGTCTTCACAAACCCATGTACTTCTTCATTGGTGGACTATCGTTTCTAGAGATCTGGTATCCTTCCGTCACTGTTCCCAGACTTCTGTGGTTCCTACTAACAAAAGAAAAATCCATTTCTATAATTGGTTGCATGGCtcagttttattttcatttttctctaGGCACCACAGAGAGTTTCCTCCTTACTGTTATGTCTTATGATCGATATGTGGCTATTTGCAACCCCTTAAATTATTTGATCGTCATGAATCCTACGACTTGTGTAAAATTGCTTTTGGGTTCCTGGGCCGGTGGTTTTATTATCATTGTTGTCTTATGCATTCAGGTCTCAAATCTTTCATTCTGTGGTGAGAATGTCCTCGACCACTATTACTGTGATTTTGCACCTCTGATAAAGTTGTCTTGCACGGAAGCCTCAAGCctagaaatgttattttttgtatctgCTTGTTTTATAATCCCGGGTTGTTTTCTACTAATTGTTATTTCTTACATCTACATCATTCAAACGACTATGTCGTTCCCCACTTCTTTTGGAAGACGCAAGACCTTTTCAACATGTGCCTCTCATCTGATCGTTGTTTGCCTTTTCTACCTTACCAATATTTTCATGTTTGTTCGTCCCACCACTGGACACTTTTTACATTTGAATAAAACAGTGTCTATCATTCCATCATTGGTGACCCCTCTCCTGAACCCCATTATCTACACCCTACGCAACAAAGAGGTAAAAAAAGCTGTGAAAAAAGCAGTACAAAAAGTgacctataaaaaataa
- the P2RY10 gene encoding putative P2Y purinoceptor 10 translates to MTNSSLTNCDITSDFRHTLYAVTYTVIFIPGLLANSVALWLLRSFINKKSKAIIFMINLALADLLHVLSLPLRIYYYINHTWPFRNFICLLCFYLKFLNMYASIVFLTLISVQRYVFTTNPFKAKGWKRRYDVAISICVWIVVGAACLPFPIYRSSGLNITSTSCFADLGTKKMNTMTVIIMLVGAELSGFLIPLIIITYCTLKTRAELKRDSLRCENMKEKHKALRMVVTCASVFFICFTPYHIIFFFYVMVNSNIIHSCTVQKVIMDLHPFSLCLASINCCLNPILYYFTASEFQNELAKRGSSVVRVRLMSRESVSSMR, encoded by the coding sequence atgacAAACAGCAGCCTAACAAACTGCGACATCACCTCGGATTTCCGACATACTCTATATGCAGTCACCTACACCGTCATCTTCATACCTGGTCTGCTGGCGAACAGCGTTGCTCTTTGGCTTCTAAGAAGCTTCATCAACAAGAAGAGCAAAGCCATTATATTCATGATCAATTTGGCGTTGGCTGACCTTTTACATGTCCTGTCGTTGCCCCTGCGGATTTATTACTATATAAATCACACTTGGCCATTTCGAAACTTTATATGCTTGCTGTGCTTTTACCTTAAGTTTCTCAATATGTATGCAAGTATTGTGTTCTTAACTCTGATAAGTGTTCAGCGCTACGTCTTCACCACAAATCCTTTCAAGGCCAAAGGATGGAAGAGAAGGTATGATGTTGCCATCTCCATATGTGTATGGATAGTGGTCGGGGCGGCCTGTCTCCCTTTCCCAATATACAGAAGCTCTGGACTGAACATCACAAGTACCAGTTGTTTTGCTGATCTTGGAACAAAAAAGatgaacaccatgacagtcatcaTCATGCTTGTAGGGGCAGAGCTGTCTGGCTTCCTAATCCCTCTCATAATTATTACTTACTGTACCCTAAAAACAAGAGCTGAATTAAAACGTGACTCATTGAGGTGCGAGAATATGAAGGAAAAACACAAGGCTTTACGAATGGTAGTAACCTGCGCGTCTGTGTTTTTTATCTGCTTCACTCCTTATCACATCATTTTCTTCTTTTATGTCATGGTCAATTCGAATATAATCCATAGTTGTACAGTGCAAAAAGTTATTATGGATCTCCATCCATTTTCCCTGTGCTTAGCGAGTATCAATTGCTGCTTGAACCCTATCCTGTATTATTTTACTGCATCGGAGTTCCAAAATGAATTGGCCAAACGTGGTTCCTCAGTTGTTCGCGTTCGTCTCATGAGTAGAGAAAGTGTTTCTTCCATGAGGTGA